In the Candidatus Methylomirabilota bacterium genome, one interval contains:
- a CDS encoding rubrerythrin family protein yields MPGKGLNGTKSLENLKEAFAGESQANRRYLYFARVADIEGFPDIAGLFKDTADAETGHAFGHLDFLRQVGDPVTSVPFGRTELNLKSAVEGETYEYTQMYPGMAKTAREEGFPEVAEWFETLAKAEKSHAGRFSKGLKQVAGKEPAEAI; encoded by the coding sequence ATGCCCGGCAAAGGCCTCAATGGGACTAAGAGCCTCGAGAACCTGAAGGAAGCGTTCGCCGGCGAGTCACAGGCGAACCGACGCTACCTCTACTTCGCGCGGGTCGCCGACATCGAAGGGTTCCCCGACATCGCGGGCCTCTTCAAGGACACCGCCGACGCGGAGACCGGCCACGCCTTCGGCCACCTCGACTTCCTCAGGCAGGTGGGCGACCCGGTCACCAGCGTGCCGTTCGGCAGGACCGAGCTGAATCTGAAGTCGGCCGTCGAGGGCGAGACCTACGAGTACACCCAGATGTATCCGGGCATGGCCAAGACCGCCCGCGAAGAGGGATTTCCCGAGGTGGCGGAATGGTTCGAGACCCTCGCCAAGGCGGAGAAGTCGCACGCGGGGCGTTTCAGCAAAGGGCTGAAGCAGGTCGCCGGCAAGGAGCCCGCGGAGGCGATCTGA
- a CDS encoding response regulator, whose protein sequence is MAAATTRPRILLVDDEADVQDVVAELLTGVGYDVDAVASGEDALDAVACCPYDLVISDLRLPGCSGTTLNGEIARRHPRLANRIILLTGELDDPAGSLPVIRKPFSVGDVLHVVAAHLATA, encoded by the coding sequence GTGGCCGCCGCCACCACTCGCCCGCGGATTCTGCTCGTCGACGACGAGGCCGACGTGCAGGACGTCGTCGCCGAGCTGCTGACCGGGGTCGGCTACGACGTCGATGCCGTCGCCTCCGGCGAGGACGCCCTGGATGCGGTGGCGTGCTGCCCCTACGACCTGGTGATCTCGGATCTGCGCCTGCCCGGGTGCTCGGGCACGACGCTCAACGGGGAGATCGCCCGCCGGCATCCGAGGCTGGCCAATCGCATCATCCTCCTGACCGGCGAGCTGGACGACCCGGCCGGTTCGCTGCCGGTGATCCGCAAGCCGTTCAGCGTCGGCGACGTGCTGCACGTCGTGGCGGCGCACCTGGCCACCGCCTAG
- a CDS encoding transcriptional repressor, with protein MRPIRPHAADAAVRTRDTLRARGLRLTEPRRIILDVVRATDAHPSAALVYRLVRRRLPGVSLATVYRNLRVLAAQGLLTERPDVAGMRFDGKTAAHDHFTCVVCGRIYDVPPRAGGGVRRALRSTTGFEVLDHRIEFYGRCARCRAGGGSSGNPSPTRRTYARQRPQWD; from the coding sequence ATGAGGCCGATACGACCGCACGCCGCCGACGCTGCCGTCCGGACGCGGGACACTCTGCGCGCGCGGGGGCTGCGTCTGACCGAGCCCCGCCGGATCATCCTCGACGTGGTGCGAGCCACCGACGCCCACCCGTCGGCGGCCCTGGTGTATCGCCTCGTGCGGCGCCGGCTGCCGGGGGTGAGCCTGGCGACCGTCTACCGGAATCTGAGGGTGCTCGCCGCCCAGGGGCTGCTGACGGAGCGGCCCGATGTGGCGGGCATGCGGTTCGATGGCAAGACGGCGGCGCACGATCACTTCACGTGCGTGGTCTGCGGGCGCATCTACGACGTGCCGCCGCGGGCGGGCGGCGGGGTGCGCCGGGCTCTACGCTCGACCACGGGCTTCGAGGTGCTCGATCACCGCATCGAGTTCTACGGCCGCTGCGCCCGCTGTCGCGCGGGCGGCGGCTCATCCGGAAACCCATCACCGACAAGGAGGACATATGCCCGGCAAAGGCCTCAATGGGACTAA